A region from the Streptomyces lydicus genome encodes:
- a CDS encoding maleylpyruvate isomerase family mycothiol-dependent enzyme, which translates to MSIEAAIAAERRELADLLDGLTAEQWAAPTLCAGWRVREVAAHMSMGFRYSLPKVAAELVRARGSIHRMADRCARRDAEAATTGELAGFLRDHAHHPWTPPVGGLASALGHDVVHGLDITVALGLGRRVPEDRVRLLLEKVTLRSARFFGADLSGVELRADDLDWSFGTGTPLTGAAQDLLLVAFGRRLPPGRLHGERQHRYVAG; encoded by the coding sequence GGGAACTGGCCGACCTCTTGGACGGTCTGACGGCCGAGCAGTGGGCGGCCCCGACACTGTGCGCGGGGTGGCGGGTGCGCGAGGTCGCGGCCCATATGTCGATGGGGTTCCGCTACTCGCTCCCCAAGGTGGCCGCCGAACTCGTCAGAGCGCGCGGCAGCATCCACCGGATGGCCGACCGGTGCGCCCGCAGGGACGCGGAGGCCGCCACCACGGGTGAACTCGCCGGCTTCCTGCGGGACCACGCACATCACCCCTGGACACCGCCGGTCGGCGGCCTCGCGTCGGCACTGGGGCACGACGTGGTCCACGGCCTGGACATCACCGTCGCCCTCGGCCTCGGCCGCCGCGTCCCCGAAGACCGGGTGCGCCTCCTCCTGGAGAAGGTCACCCTCAGGTCCGCCAGGTTCTTCGGAGCCGACCTCAGCGGTGTCGAGCTCCGCGCCGACGACCTCGACTGGTCCTTCGGCACCGGCACACCGCTGACCGGCGCCGCCCAGGACCTGCTGCTGGTCGCGTTCGGCCGCAGGCTCCCGCCGGGCCGCCTCCACGGGGAGCGGCAGCACCGGTACGTGGCCGGCTGA